taGTATTTGTGAAAAATGAATCAGAGAAAATCTATCTCTTGAATTCCCCtatttagggtgtgtttggtagAATTAATTTCAGGGAGGATGGATGTAATaatgagaaagaaagaggaggTAAAACTTTTTGAagggtgtttggttgggagagGGAAAGAGGGGAAAATGATAGTGGAGCCTGGGTGTTTTCTCCCTATACCCACCAAAAAGTTCTCCCTAAAATGTGGAGAAAACTTGATGGGAAAAATCTAATGGCTAATGACAAAAATGCTCATGAGCAAGTTACACATGGGCTTGtacgttgctttttttttttcttctttttcctttttcaatccTAGTTGTAATAAATGTTTGCTTTCTgtaatcattcttttttttttttctgttccaCTGGAcatcctttttcttcttcttttttatttctttttttttttcctgggctGTGAGTGTGAAagtgtttcttttgttttgtttttttgtttagccttgatttctttttcaggatatgatttttattttttaataaatttgggtgattgtaTTTGTGGGTTGGGTAAAATTCGAGCACGGAACATGGCCTATGGGATGGAAAGGGCCATCCACACTTAAGTTCTAACCCAACCCATGGTCCAAGAAGGAAGGACGAAGAGGCCAACACCCCGAGGAGCCCGATGGGAAGCCTACCTCGAGAAGCATTAAGTAGGCCACTTGCACCAAAGGATAGAATACCGAGGAAGGCAATAGAGACatgcaagtaaagaaaaaaggaatatCTAGGTAAAGTAGCTATCACATCTGCATTCAATGCACTAAACCAACTGAGCTTCCCGTATTAATGAAGGAATGACCTTTGAACAGTCCACCACCTCTAGCAAAGCCCTaatgggacaagcatccaaaCTAAGGCCTTTCGCTGTACAAGTGGAGGATTAAGATGCAATTTTACTGACTATATAAGGAAAGAAAACCTCTTCAAATGGGGGGACAAAGAATTAgaagaaaacataaaaactgTGTAGAACAATCCTGTATTCgagacttgaaattttttatgaacattTGCTCCTCTGCCAGATCCAAGGTAGTGTTAATCCCTGATTTAGTTTCTCTTTTATGATTCATCCTATTTTTTCTCCGTTGACCTAGCAATTAAACCATAAAATTGCATTAAAATTGACCTCAAAAGCCCATACTCTAACAAATTAATTGCATTGGGCCTTTTATACATAATTCCACTATTCTAAGTAGACTTATCCTTTTAGGGGCtcatacagttttttttttttttttttggtttttgtcatctttttgtttcaataagagtatatgagtaaatttatacaaattcactctttcatccctccactttttcactcctaaccaaacaaaatgaagggaaattaaaatattttctattctcccacttttccaccctcccaccattttctatcctctcatttATCCACCCTTCTAACCAAATAGACCCTTAGTTTAGCTTGAGATATAGTTGTCTTCCTAtaatttttcacctttttttctcgtgtttggtagcataaaaaatagCTTAAAGGAAAACTGTCTcttaacttctcttatttagcttAGCATGAGATAAAGAAGTCAAACTAGTGGTGAAGCCATTTGAAGACTACGTGGggccttcccccccccccccccaaatttttgaaaaaaattaaaaataaaataaaatattttttggaaatatcttaaataatttgaaattttttaaataatcttaTCATTTTGGCCACCCCATACTTGATAATATACATATTTAATAAagtctaaaaataaacataattttcatttaaataaaatacaatctaTAAATACATATGCCAACAAATTACAATAATCAAACATTTAGCATCTTTAAAATGAACACATAGGTATTTTAACAATTACCTCaacaaataaaagggaaaaaaaattcaagttttcatCCCAACATATCTAGGACTTACTTGTAACACAGCAGTAGAAAAATTGAAGAGTTAGAAGTTTTGTTGATGTGTCACACCACCAAGTCCCCCACATAGTTGTAAAAACATTTTGCCTCACATAGgtgactctctctctcgctctctctgtCTCTATTGGCGACTTGGCttttgccttcttcttcttccgtcctttattattatttttttttttcatttcagttctctcatTTTCCCTCCCACTGCTACTGTAGtttgtttacaatataaaaagtaaaagttttgtactaTGTGACTAAACTAGGCAAGAAAGAGTGAAAGATTGAAGTTTCCTTAGGCCCCTCATCCCCTAATTATGCAGTACTCTATGCCCCAGCTGACCAGTTGACCCCTTGTTTTTAACTCTTTCCTAGGTACTTTGCATTtgctttcttttgattttttaactttacatttcatttgctttcttttttatattcctTACAATATACTGTTTATTAgtataataatcaatatattatataccAAATGgcattataaattatatatgtatttgattagttgattaaaatatatagtatatacattTGTATTAACATTTCATAGTTGATTAAAGATATTAAATCATTTTGTCAATCTTGTCTCATGATTGtttgattttaattaaatatctTAGGTTCTAAATGtaggaaaaactggttttgtatctcatacaaaacacatagcggaagcaacaaataaggatctatttcattcatgattgataacatgcactatttaaattttagaatttaagaacaaaatagcgtaccttggtgtggagaaattcaaaacaaagattagaagtacttgggaacacttttaatattcactccaattccactttacgcccaagatgtgtggcctctcaatcagttttcaaagtgagaaagaaagtgtgtctcactctcacatacacaccatttatTATATcactaaaatgaaaattctgtatgtttctccctttataactaactaattatctaattgggctgccctattgggcctttccaattgggttttagtgtgtgacttagagtaggaccaaaagggaccaataagacactagctccaatgggccttgggcttttccgccAACTcctgacaagtccaaagttaccactaattatatttaatatcactatataaatataattgcactttaggccttattaataaattatatcccaagactttattatacatgcaatcccttcataaaatattcgtagtaacacaaagtcatgaatgtagactgccactttgtaaattactacatcttatccttgagtacccgatttaatcctttaaaattattcattatatatttatgaaatccaatttcataaatatatactttagtaatttcttactaaagtggttaggcctaactctctgaataattgatcccattaaacttatctcaagggaatattttatatcttcatcaaaagattatgaattccatcttgaaaatatatgttccatcaacactaaatgtagttgctcaacatactgaggttttgaccgttactttagatctcactcctgatatatcaaagcaacctacacgtcatgatcagatccattattctctcaggattaaaagttcatgcaaataaaagttgtgagatttattattcatttgacagtcgttaggagaataataaatctcacagcggtctagttcaatatgtcttaactcttaaaatatatcaacatatcaactggaagtctccacttccatgatcaagacaaatcatcttagttgatacgttatagtcttcgcagatgaaataccaaatttcatcaccaactacgaactataaattttgagtttacaaagaacttgtgatttatattttctgtgaataaattacataaatcacatactatgcatctcatggactatatgataatgtccaaatattcatgttaccattattttagataaaaataaaacaactttattaatcataacattaagtcatacataatgtcatacatagcatcatacaataggatttaagagtaCACATTCTAACAATCactcacttgccctaaagactattgtgcactaatctaactcttattccctccaaatgtgactcaaaagtcctttgagggaagactttggtaaaaggatctgctagattatttgtaCTTTCAAtatttgctaccacaacatctctatgagcaacaatgtctcgaatgatgtggtacttcctctcaatgtgcttttctttcttgtgattccttggatatttggattgtgcaactgctccactattgtcgtaaaacaatgtgataggaacttgctccattctcataatACCAAGATCAgtaaggaatttcttgagccaaatagcttcctttgctgcttcacaagcaacAACGTACTCAATTTCCATAGTGGAGTCCTTCAACTTAtagctccacctcccaaggtgaaatcACATCTTGAAATGGACtttctaaaatctagatctgattgaaaatctgaatctgtatagccaatggaaattaaatcctcacaccggtaaacaagcatataatctctcgttctcctaagatacttgagaatatgctttacagcttgccaatgttttggtcctggatttgattgatattggctgaccatgccaactgaataacatatatctggtctagtacaaagcatggcatacataagacttcccactgcagaagcataagaaacttacctcatcatattttcttcctcttgagtcttaggcctttggtcattagacagaggaactccatgtctaaaaggaagcaatcctttcttggagttttgcatactaaaccgttctagaaccttatctatatatccagcttgtgataagcctaacatcttattcttgtgatctcgccaaagcttgatccctaaaTTAAAGTTGgtctcacccaagtccttcatatcaaattggcttgataaccaaacctttactgatgacattatccctacatcattcccaatgagtagaatatcatcaacataaagtactaggaacattactactttatcttgatgtcttttgtacacacatggtttatcaagattttgttcaaaaccaaatgacttgattgcttgatcaaatctaatgttccatgacctagatgcttactaaagtccataaatggacattttcaacttgcataccatatgctcttggttctttgctaagAAAcattctggttgcaacatgtatatttcttcttcaacatTGCCATtgagaaatgcagtcttgacatctattttccaaatctcataatcataatgagcagcaatggataagagaattctgatagacttaagcatggctactggcgaaaaagtttcatcataatcaataccttctttttgtgtataccctttcgccactagccttgctttaaaagtttcaacctttccatctatccctctcttcctcttgtaaactcatttgcaaccaacaggtttaatgccgttaggcgcctttacaagatctcaTACATGATTAGAATACATGgaatccaattcaaatttcatagcttgggcccaatgatgtgcatctatatcattcattgcttcatcataagtataaggatccgattcagcctcttctgagatagcttcataagtttctcctaaacctatgaatcttataggaggccgaacaattctcccactacgacgaggcacctgtgtactagacatctcatgagtagtaccttgtggtgtatctaatacagtcacatcatccctagtatcatccattggttgttcaactacaggttcatttaattcagccaatacaactttacttctaggattaaaattattcacataatcatcttccaaaaatttggcatgagtgctaacaaacactttgttatccttatgattatagaataaataactcttggtttcctttgaataccctaaaaacgtGCATACTTCTgttttagcttccaacttatcagacttccctttcaacacatgtactagacatccccaaatgtggagatatttcatactaagcttgcgcccactccacaattccttggatgtgttgggaacagattttgatgaaaccaaattcaaaatatgcctagcagtttttagtgcataaccccaaaaagaaactggtaaagttgagtaactcatcatggacctaaccattcccaaaagagtcttattccttctttccgcCACACCATTTTATTGAGGaattccaggtgcagtcaattgggatacaatcctattctaaattagataatccttgaaatccccaagaaggtattcgccacctcgatcagatcgaatggcctttatgtgtctacccaattgattctcaacttcagccctaaattctttgaacttttcaaaggcttcagacttccatctcattaggtacacataaccatatcttgagtaatgaTCCGTGAAAGTGAtaaagtactcataacctccttttgctttgGTTGACATAAGACCACATACAtccgtatgaactaattcaatcaacttttgggctcttctaccttttgcattaaaaggtcgtttggtcattttaccttccaaacaagaatCACAAATTgtaaattcatcaaagtccatgggctgtaaaagtccatctttgattagtctttgaatcctatttgaattaatatgacccaaacgcaagtgccatagatatgcatcaattatagaaggaaactttctctttaatgattttacatgagagctactatctaattcagaattgtataattcatactTATCagaagttaaaatataaagatcatccacaatattgccagaacagataaacactttatccttctttattacaacactgtctttcaggataacacaatatccatgtttacctaagtaagttgcaaaaattaaattcctacgaacattaggtacatacaaacagtcttctaatattaaaactctagactcaaagcataaattaaacactccaacagctacaatcggaatcctgctcccattagccaaagtaagaaatagttctccctcattcaactttctagtctcctggaacccctgcaaagaattgcatatatgattagtacaacttgaatccacacaccagaaatctgttggattctgtaccaaacatatttcaaaaagaaatgaacttttcatacccttattcttggcagctttaaatgttggacaattcctcttctaatgtcctttctcaccacaatggaaacactttctttgggttttctttcctttgttggcaactcctaaggcaatttttttaccatctttcttagtgaagtccttcttcttcttcttcttacccttgcctttcgacttaggttgagaagtagaagcttcactcacattggcttcaacattagaagtaccaaggatgccttccgccgccactaactcattcattaattcagacaaagaataaatctttttgttcatattataattgagtttgaattccttgaatgagtCCGGTAGTGAATaaagtatcatatccacttgggattctccatcaatgtcggcacctaaaacttctaacgTATTCAGATTAGCAATCGTCCAAAGACAATGCTCCCTTACTGAACttccttcagccattttggtattataaatttgcctcatgatttcttgccttgcagaacgaccttgctcaccaaacatctccttcagactatgcattatgtccgaagcgagttctacatcttgcatttaatgttgtagaacataagcatataatatggaaccttaacaaaaccataaaataatatatacaacgacaacccaatccatatctataattccttggtagcaagtttattataaacacattaattggttgagaattaatctcattattagtgctattatgataactcttatcaaacactaacaaTATGCTGTATTGCCTTTaacctctaagtaataatgacatagttcctttgggaggttaacattatacttagtctagtatacaccattatctagagtcatgtacagccacatttcatctctcttttatagtgtttaaacttgtagtaccatgaaacaaaacaccctcctttgggatcgcgaggcatatatgccaagacgatgcttgtccacactactttaaacgggtaagttcaatcttgtagtactatgaaataaacaccctcctttaggatcacgaggcatatacgccaagacgaggtgtttacccacactactatgaaccgataatagaggccgtgagatctaactcttgtatctctctcccactagatatttt
The sequence above is drawn from the Castanea sativa cultivar Marrone di Chiusa Pesio chromosome 5, ASM4071231v1 genome and encodes:
- the LOC142636002 gene encoding uncharacterized protein LOC142636002 — translated: MHSLKEMFGEQGRSARQEIMRQIYNTKMAEGSSVREHCLWTIANLNTLEVLGADIDGESQVDMILYSLPDSFKEFKLNYNMNKKIYSLSELMNELVAAEGILGTSNVEANVSEASTSQPKSKGKGKKKKKKDFTKKDGKKIALGVANKGKKTQRKCFHCGEKGH